GATGAGTTGAGAGCTTAGATCAAAGAGGTGATTAAACATCAGCCATGCTTTGAAAACTTCATGGTCTGTTTCTCCAATAAATTCAAAATCTGATATGTCAATTTCTCTCTCTCCATCTTCGTCGTAAGTACAGAAGTTACTTAAGATGCTTGATTCTGCATATGCGCTACGACTTTGATTATGGAATTTTTTTAGCTTATCTACGACAAATTCATTTAGAGTCGGTTCGGGGAATTCTTTTACTTCCACGTATCCGTATGGTGAGCAGGAGCTTGCAACGTTGTAGTTATGGTTATGATTACGAGCTTTGCTCGTGGCACGATCGTATTCAAGAAAAACTGCTTTAGCTTCTGTCGAATTGGGACTGATGAAAGGTGATGTATATTTAAAAATGTGATTACGCTCTTCAACAATCCATTTTTCAATATATTCTCGTAGAGTTCCTAGTTCATCTGTCATCTGTCATCTGTCATTTTTAAGCCGACCTTTCGCTAAAAGTACTTTATTATACCTTATTTTCAACAGGTTAACATGCGAGTCTTTCGAGGCTGATAGCTGAATGTTATGTGCGGGGTTGTCTGGTTGGTATATGCATGTGGCTACAGAGCACATGTCCATCATGTTTTAAACAGATATTACGTAAACAAAAAATAAATTTGTTTATGCTTAGTGCCAGAGAGTTAAAATAACTATAATGCCGCGCAGCGCTATTACTAATACCCCTTTGCTGATCAAAAAAGAATAGATTAGCTATTAATCATATCAATCATCATAGAGTCAAAGTTCTTAGGCAGCTTAGATTTATAAAACTGATAAGTGAGTCTATTTCTTCTAGCACCAAGGGCTTGATAGTGCTTCTCAAGCCAGAAGTATACCTCTTTGCTTCTGTTCTCAGTGAAACGGTAGTCACATCCAAAAGCGTCATTGATGAACATTTCATCTCCAATCATATCGCACTCTAGCTTCTGTCCTTGTCGTACAAAAACAAGAAGTATAATTGCTCGCCAAATAGCTCTTGGGCAGTTCCAGTTAGTCATTATCTTGCCTCTACTCATAAAGGGTAGATTCGATAACTCTAAGCCAGTTTGATCAGCCAAAACCGCATAGAAATCTGATAACGAAGATGATTGCTTATACCATTTGCAGATCTGCTCTATTGTCAGCTCATTGTCTTTTGCAGCTAGACGATTCAAACGCTTCTGTTCTTTATTTTCAGCGTCCTGATCTGCTTGAAATTGTAGCTTTCTTTTCCACTTATCTATGCCGATCCAGTTAACAGAATGATGTTCACCCCAGTAATCAAGATCCACCACGAGAGTGGGGGATACCGCTTCTGATTCAAAGTCATCTAAAGGAACTAAAATTTCCACTGGAATATTCTTAGCAACATAACCACGAATTAGGACATACTGGTCAGTTGATTCGATAACACCATCGATTGACTTTATTGCTATTTTCTCTCTGCGCTTAGCTGTTGATTCTCCACAGTTACCGATAGCACCAACAAAATCATACAGCCGACTCTCTCTGAAAAGCTCATTTAATATATCTATAGCTCCATCAGCTGTTATCCAGCTTTCATAAATTGAGCTAGTATCTGGGTCACTGTCTTCCGTTTGACGCGATAGAGACGTTTCTGGAGTCATTTTCAACCACACTCGTGGGGCATCGTGTAGAACGAAGTCTCGTAACTCATTCCAACTAAGGTGCACATCCATTCCAGAGACATCTATTTCGAGTGCTGGAATACCTAGGTTCAAGTATTGCTCTACGTGTGCTGAGTCTTTCTTGTTCGTATAAAAGATCTCGATAGCGAAAGGTCTACTGCCTTTGGTGCTGTGTTCATTAACGAAGCAGTCGGCAATGATCTGACCACCAGCTAATGGTTTTTCGAGTTCTACGTTTTCTAGTGATATTTGATAGCTGAATTGCTTGTAGATGGGGTTACTGTATGCAGTAGTGATTGAGCAAGAAATACTCTGAGAAATGATTAGTTTTGCTAGCTGATGTTGGATGCTTTCAAGAGAGCAGTTTTGGTCTGAGTTATGAGCAAAATGATGAGCCTTATGATCACCCATTCTGGCGACCAATTGAGAACCACAAGAAACACAAATACAACCACAGTTTGAGCCTCTCTCCGTGTCTCTATTAATCTGATTGATGTTAACCAGCTTGTTGTCTCTAAGTGCCCATGCCGTCTTTATTGCCATTAGCCATGCCGCAGTGATTAAAAATCATAGATCAGACGATACCAGACAATGCAAAAATAGGCATGAAAAACTCATTGAATCAGACATATATGATGAGACACGGCATCAAAGAAATGTGGTTAGCTGTTTAGCCAATCATGTTTTTATTGATTACAAACGTCGGCAAATCAGCAATTGCAACACCTTGATCGAATAGTCCTAATCGTTCTTGCTGGTGGACTTGCAGTTCTTGTACAGTGTAACCGCTTGCACGGAGCATTCTATGGTACTCACCGTCACCAAGAACGGCTAGCATCAAGCTAGGAATCCATGTAAATCCGAATTCTGTATCTGTTGCCTTGCGGTGTTTCTCAAGCTGGTCTTTATCCATGTATCAAACCCCGTTGATATATAAAAGCCCCAAGCACGTTTTTGAGCTTTTTATATCAGTATGTCTGTACCCGCATCACCAGTCATTCCCATCTCACATCCCGCTCACGGCGCTCTATACTCAAAAGGTTTGCCGATCATTGCGAGGTTCTGATATGTCAACACCCTACACGCCCCCTAAAATTTGGACGCCTAGCGAGCATGGCGGCCAATGGGCCAGCATTAATCAACCGCAGGCTGGCGCAAGGTTTGAGCGCGAGCTGCCTATTGGTGATCATGCATTGCAGCTTTATTCCATGGGAACGCCCAACGGGCAGAAAGTCACAATCATGCTCGAAGAGCTGCTAGCGCTTGGCAAAGCTGCTGAATATGATGCGCACCTGATTCAGATTGGCGAAGCCGACCAATTCTCCTCTGGCTTTGTTGCGGCAAATCCCAACAGTAAAATTCCAGTACTGGTGAACTATGGTGAGGAGCACCCGATCAATGTCTTTGAATCAGGTCATATTTTGCTTTATCTCGCTGAGAAATTTGATGCCTTGCTGCCTGCAAGCCCCCATGAAAAAGCGCAGGTGCGTAACTGGCTATTTTGGCTGCAAGGTGCAGCGCCCTATTTAGGTGGCGGCTTTGGTCATTTTTATCAGTATGCGCCTGAAAAGCTCGCCTACCCTATTGATCGCTTTACCATGGAGATCAAGCGTCAGCTGGATTTGCTCGATAAGCAACTTGAGCACAACGCCTATATTGCGGGCCATGAATATAGTATTGCCGATATCGCTATTTGGCCTTGGTATGGAAATTTGGTGCTTGGCCATATTTATGATGCGGCTGAATTTTTACAGGTCGATAGCTATTCGCACTTGCAAGTATGGGCCACTAAAATTGCCAAGCGCGCTGCTGTGACGCGCGGTCGCATCGTCAATCGCACATGGGGGGAATTGTGGGAGCAGCTGCCCGAACGGCATCAAGCGTCAGATATCGATGCAGTGCTTGCCCTGAAACCAACCAACTTTGCCTAAGCGTTATTTCATCCATTGCGGATTACTGAGCGTCCCATATCAAAGGCGATTAACGCTAGATATAGGCTGAAAGTCTAGGCGCAAGAAAACATAAAAAAACGCGGCATGATGCCGCGTTTTTTATGAAGCCATGAAGCGTTAATGCACTGAGCACATTGCGCTGTTAAGCGCCTGTTCTCTTAAGCACTCTGAGAGTCGTGTCGATAAACACGCACTTTACCCGCACGATTACCGTCAAGCAGGGTGACTTCAAAACGCCAACCTTCCCAATCAAAGCAATCACCCAATTGTGGCAAACCCGCTTGCGTCCAGATCAACATACCGTTCAGGGTGTGATAGCCCCCTTCATGTTCATCGGGTAGCTGTTTCAGGCTCAAGGTCTCTTTGACCACGGCCATAGGGATCAAACCATCCATGATCCATTGCGATTCACCATCGGCAAGCAACCATAAATCATCTTGGTCATCACAATAAAGCTCACCAACAACGGCTTCAAAGAGGTCGGCATCAGTGACGATACCTTGTACATCACCATACTCATCCACCACACAGATCATTTCTGCTTGGTGCTGACGCAGGTGATTGAGCACTTGCCCTGCGGTGTTGTTTTCAGCCACATACATTGGCGGCTCAAGGCTTTTCAGCAAATCTTTATAACCTTGACCATCTTTATCCGCCATCAAGTGCAACAAACGCTTAGCGGAGGTGATCCCAAGGATCTCTTGCATGCCACCGCGACACACAGGAAAGCGATGGTAGTCACTGCGCATCATGCGCTTAATATTTTCTTCGATGGGCAAATTCACATCGAGAAATTCAATTTCATGGCGCGGGGTCATAATCGACGCCATTTTGCGATCATCAAACTGCATCACGTTACGCAGCATATGGTGCTCGCTTTGGTCAATCACCCCAGCAAGCGATGCTTCATGCAGCTGCGCATGAATATCATCTTCAGTGATATTGGCACTGTCACTTTTGCTGCGGCCAAGTAATCGCAAAATCCCGTTGGTTGAAAATGAAAGCAACCAAACAAAAGGACGCGAAATCGTTGCCAGCAGCGTGATCGGGCCGGACATCATCAATGCGATGGGCTCAGCATGAAATTGTGCCAAACGTTTTGGCACCAGCTCACCGACGACAATGGAGCTATAGGTAATCACCACCACAATAATCAAAGTCGAAAGCATTGATGCGAGGGATACCGTCATCCCCATGGTGATAAGCCATTTTGCAAAGGGCTCTGCAAGCGCTGCTTCACCAAGAATACCGTTGAGGATACCAATCACCGTGATACCAATTTGCACGGTGGAAAGAAACTGCGTTGGGTTTTCTCCCAACTTGAGGGCGCGCATTGCGGCGCGGTTGCCTTCATCGGCTAATTTTTGAAGGCGGCTTGGCTTGGCGGTCACCAAGGCAATTTCGGACATGGCAAAAACGCCATTAAAAAGAATCAATAAAACTAATATGCCGATATCCACGGCGTGTGCTCCTCTGTTATAAACACAGCGCCAAGCTATCAGTCATCCCTGCATGCGCCTATTTCATTTTTTTATCAAAACGATAAAAACCACACAAAAATTCAGTGGTTTTTATCAATTTATTTACAGTTTCTTAGCAGCATTCACAACCAAGTCGCACCTAGCTCAGCCATTGCCACCAAATAAATAGAACAAGAAAACCAAATAGATAGATAAGACCTGCCCAGCTTAAGTATCGATTCCATTGCGGCTGAGATAATAGCTGCTGCGCGGCGCTTCGTTGCACCAAAATAAAATTCAGCAGCGCAAAAATGGGCGTGGTCATAAATGCCAAAAGCATTGCGAAATGTAACATCGCCATCAAATTCGTTAAAAAGAAGAACAGGATCAGCAATGCGGCAGCAGAAACCAATCCCATCCAAATTTGGTGCAATCCTCGGCTGTTTTCGCTGCGTTTTGCTTTCGTCATCAACTGCGTGCCCTGTGCCAAGGCTCGCGAATAGCCATCAATCACAGTTAATGTGGTGCCAAGCATACAAAGAAATGCAACCCCCGCAATCAGCCAGCGTGACCATTCACCTATGGTTGCGGTATACATGCTCACCAACTGCTTGGAATAACCAATCCCTGTTGATTCCAGCGCTTGACCCGTACCATGAAAAATCAGCGCGCCCAATGCCAAAAATACCACCGCAAGTAGCGCCGTCATGATATAGCCGACATTAAAATCCATCAGCGCGCTTTTACAGGTCACAGGTTGCTGCTTTTTCTGGCTTTGTAACCACAAAGAGGTCAAGCAAGAAATCTCAATGGGCGCTGGCATCCAACCCATCATCACCACAATAAAACCCAGCGCGGCGAACTGCCAAGGTGACGGCGCAACAAAATCATCGACTTTCACTGATGGCGATGCAGCGGCAATGAGCACCGCAGCCAAGGTCGCGATCACCAGCACAGCCATAATCAATTTGGATACAGAATCTAGCGCACGATAGTGGCCTGCAATAAGTAAGGCCAAACAGCCAACAAGCACCCACGCTGACAAATGCGTTAATGCAATAGACACAGGCAAAAAATAACTCAGCAGACTTGCAGTAAACACCAGCACTGCCGCGGTATTGACCACAGCTGAGATAAGATTAAGCGCATTAAAAAGATACAGGTAGCTACGCCCCATCTCGGCGTAGCCCTCTTGTAGACTTTTCCCTGTTGCCGATGTGTATTGCACCCCAGCGCGGAAAAATGGATATTTCAGCAGATTGACAAGCAATACCAGACCAACCAGTTGCCAGCCATAGATTGCGCCTGCTTTGGTTGAGGCGACCAGATGTGAGCCCCCAATGGCGGCCGTTGCCATTAAGATGCCTGGCCCCAATGATTTGAAAAATCGGCGAATAGCGCCCCGTGGCTCAGCCAAGGTTAAACTTGCAGTATTCATTGCTCCCTCCATGGTTAATGAATTGTTAATCATTCACCTTAGCAGGGGCGATTTTGAATGCAACCGAAGTGTTTATTCTTGAGGCCGAAGACGAATAAAGCGTGCAAAACGCGGCAGCCCACCATCGGTATGGCCGTTATATCTGTAAGTAACAGTGCTGCCAATCGGCGGCGGCGACTGACGCTCATCCACAGAAAAACCGCTGCCAATTTTAAACACTTGGCCACTTGGCATCTGTACAATCAATGCGCCCAGCATTCCTTTAAATTTCCCTTTGCCTTGGGTGTAGCCAATGACAGTGGCCTCACTGTCAGCAAATGGCTTACGTTTTTGCAGCATGGCGCTGCGGCCATTGATATATAAGCTGTTGATATGATGAAGCATGATCCCTTCACCACCCTGAGCTATGGTCGCTTGGTAGAAAGCTTCGAGCTCCGCATCATCTTGAATCAGCTTTTGATGTGCAGGGGCAAGATAGGTCGCGCTACTGCCATCAATCACCTGTCGCAGCAGGGCTTGACGCATGGCAAAGTTGCTGGGCTCCATGGGTAAATCAAACACCATATAGCGAACCTGTCCCCACTCAGCGTCATTGGGCTCTTGGTCCAGTACCGTTTGCGTAAGGCGCTGAAATTGCCCGCGCCCCATCCACAACTCGCCATCCAAAGGCATCTCGGGAAATCCCAGTACAAACCAAGCAGGGGGATTTAATGTTTTCCCTGAGCGGGTGATCAGTGACTGGCCATTCCAAAATGCGCGTATGCCGTCATATTTCTCACTGGCATAGTACTGATTGGCTTCGATACTGGCTCGATAGTCACTGGCTAGCATCAATTGTGGCGGCTGCGCAACCACATAGCATGACATTGCAGCCGTCATTGCGCTGATCGGTATCCAAAATACTGGTTTCATCCCTGACTCCCTTGCTTCGATTCATTCAAAGGCTAGCTGTTTTTTCTTGCCAGAAGATGAACAGGGGCAAGGATGTGAGAATCTTTCACTTTTGATGAGAAACACAGTGCAACAAGGCACTCTGCCATGTGTTTTATAAATTTGTTTTGTATCTTTTCGACAGATCTGTTTCGTGACCACTGGATATCAAAGGCCGAGTTTACCTGCACTGAATGTGCGGTTAAGCAAATCAAGGAGACAATATGCAGCATTTTTTCCCAAAATTCTGGCAAATCATCATCGCGCTCAGTCTATTCACCGCCAGCATGGCTGAGGCGCGAGTGACCTATCCCAAGTTTTCTTATGCCTACTACAACACGCAAAATCAGCGCATTGGTGATACCAATAATGTGGTGGCGCATGCCATTGAACAGGGAGATTTGGTTCCGCTTCGATCTTCCCCCCAATTAACCAGCGCCTTTGAGCAAGTGTTTGCGAGCTATAAAAAAACGGACCCATTTAACTATCAGCGCTTTGTGCAAGACCCTCGACTGGTTCGCGCCATTCAGCAACTTATTGGTGAGTATGCCTGCGCCGAATATCGCTTTCGCAATAACTTGCCGCAAGCACAAGGTTGCAATGGGTTTGTCACTAATAAAGATACAAAAGAGCACCAACCTTTTGTTTCTGGCCAATATCAAACAAATGACCTCGCAGTCACCGCCCTTCCCAAAGCGTCAAGTGGCTTGATTTATCAAATCACGCTCCCAAGTAGCAATAAGGCATCGCTTTCACTTGCTTGGGGTGCGATTCATGAAATGGGCACTTTTTTTGGCCGCAGCGTGCATCGGCATCAGATTATTTTAACTGTGTATATTCAAGCATTTAATCAAAAAGAGGATGGCGGTATTGGTTCAAGAATTACCCCAACCGCGCAAGTCATTTGGGTCATACTCCCTAAGGCCAGCGAGATTGGCAACCAAAAATCTCAACAACAAGCGGCACAATTTGCCATAAAAAATGCACAAATGCTGGTAGCAAATCGGTAGAAAAATCAATCTATTTGCTATGAAAATAAACATTTTTTTGAAAAACATAACAGGAACGCAACTCTTTGCATCCTGTTATGTTTTGGTTCAGAAAACGCGATTAACATAACCGCTGTAATTTGCCCTTTTCGTCTGATTTTTTCAGGCTCGCTTGCAGTACACACTCATTGGAAAAGGCGCTATTTCATTGGCTGCCTTTAATTTTGTTCATGTATAATGTGAGCTTTAGCTCATCAATCAGATCTGCACACGCAGCAATATTGCCGCGACATGGAGTAACAATGCGCACAACTTTTAAACTAGCGTCTTTGATCACAGCCGCTATTTGGCTCAGTGGCTGTGACAGTCACGACCAAAGCCAGCAACAGCAACCTCGACCACCCGCAGCCGTCACCTATATGACTGTCGCGAACCACTCTCAAGCAATTCAGATGGAATTACCCGGCCGTACGCGCGCATTTGTTGAAGCGGAAGTTCGTCCTCAGGTCAGCGGTATTATTCTTGAGCGTAGCTTCACCGAAGGTGGCATGGTGAAAGAAGGTCAATCACTGTACCAAATTGATGATGCAACCTATAAAGCTGCACTGATCGCAGCGCAGGCAGATCTCAAACGCGCACAGGCTAATTTGACCTCAACGCGTGCCACTGCAAAACGTTATAAAGAGCTGCTTAACAAGCGCGGCATCAGCCAACAAGATTACGATTTGGCGCAAGCGGCATATCTTGAAGCGCAAGCAAGCGTTGCAGCTGCAAAAGCATCTATTAACAATGCTGAAATCAATTTGACCTATACCAAGGTTGAAGCGCCAATTTCAGGTGTGATTGGTAAATCCAATGTGACCTCTGGTGCACTGGTTACTGCAAACCAAGGCCAGCCTTTGGCACAAATCTCTCAGCTCGATCCAATTAACATCGACATCGTGCAATCAAGTAACCAATTGCTTAACGTGAAAAAACGTATTGCATCGGGTCAACTTGAGCAGCCACAAACAACCGCTGTGACCTTGATTCTTGATGATGGCACTGTGTATGCACACGAAGGCAAACTTCAATTCGCTGAAGTGACTGTGAATGAAAACACAGGCTCAGTTACCATGCGTGCTGAATTCCCGAACCCTGAAGGTCTTCTGCTACCTGGTATGTTCGTTCGCGCGGTACTGACCGTTGGCACCGACCCAGACGCCATTGTGGTACCACAAAAAACCGTGACCCGTAATCCAAAGGGCCAAGGGATTGTGATGGTAATCAATGCGAACAACATTGTTGAGCCACGCATCGTTGAAACCGGCGAGTCTATCGGTAATCAGTGGCTTATTCTCAGCGGCCTTAAAGCAGGCGATCGCGTGATTGTTGATGGCCTACAAAAAGTTCGTCCAGGTGCACCAGTGACGCCAACGTCAGTGAATGACGCACCTGCAGAAACAAGCCAGAAAGCTGCGCAGTAATTAGGAGAAATTCATGGCTCGTTTTTTTATTGATCGCCCCATTTTTGCTTGGGTTCTAGCGATCATCGTGATGCTGGCGGGGGGATTATCCATCCTCAACTTGCCAGTATCACAGTACCCAACGATTGCGCCGCCGACGGTTGTGATCTCTGCGACCTATCCAGGCGCATCAGCAAAAACCGTGGAAGACTCTGTAACGCAGGTAATTGAACAGCGTATGACAGGTCTTGACCACCTACGCTATATCAGCTCACAAAGTGACAGTTTTGGTAATGCGACCATTACCCTAACCTTCAATGCTGAAGCTGATATCGATATTGCGCAGGTACAGGTACAAAACAAACTCCAACTTGCGATGCCATTGCTACCGCAAGTTGTGCAGGCTCAGGGGATTAGCGTCAACAAAGCCGGTACTGGCTTTTTGATGGTCCTTGGCTTTGTGTCTGAAGATGGCTCCATGGATAAGGCTGATATCGCCGACTATGTGGTTTCCAACATTCAAGACCCAATTAGCCGTGTCACCGGTGTGGGTGATATTCAGATGTTTGGTGCCCAATATGCGATGCGTATTTGGCTAGACCCATATAAGTTGACCCAGTATAGCCTCACCACCAATGACATTGTGCTGGCTATCCGTGAACAAAACGCACAGGTTTCTGCCGGTCAGCTCGGTGGCACACCATCGGTGAAAGGGCAAGAGCTCAACGCAACGGTTTCATCGCAATCATTGCTACAAACACCACAAGAGTTTAAGGACATTGTTCTTAAATCAGATGCTTCAGGTGGTAAAGTCCACCTAGGCGATGTGGCTGAAGTGGAAATGGGCGCTGAAAGCTACATGATCACCTCATACTATAACGGTAAACCTGCTTCTGGTTTGGCGATTCAGCTCGCTGCCGGTGCGAACGCACTAGACACCAAAGATGCTGTATTGAAACGTATGGGTGAGCTAGAGCAGTTCTTCCCACAAGGGCTAAAAATGGTGGTGCCGTTTGATACCACACCATTCGTCAGCAGCTCAATTGAAGGCGTGGTTCATACCCTGCTTGAAGCCGTTGTACTGGTCTTTGTGATCATGTACCTGTTCTTGCAGAACTTCCGCGCAACCTTGATTCCAATGATCGCGGTTCCTGTGGTGCTTCTTGGTACCTTTGGCGTACTGGCTGCCGCTGGATTTTCGATCAACACCTTAACCATGTTTGCCATGGTGCTGGCCATCGGGCTTCTGGTGGATGATGCCATCGTGGTGGTGGAAAACGTTGAACGTGTGATGTCTGAAGAGGGCTGCAGCCCTGTTGAAGCCACGCGTAAATCAATGGATCAGATCACCAGTGCGTTGGTGGGTATCGGTCTGACATTGTCTGCGGTATTCGTACCAATGGCCTTTATGTCTGGTTCAACCGGTGTGATTTATCGTCAGTTCTCGATCACCATTGTGTCTGCAATGGGGCTGTCAGTACTGGTTGCGATTATTTTGACCCCAGCACTTTGTGCCACCATGCTCAAGCCGGTGTCAAAGGGTCACGCTTACACAGATAAAGGTTTCTTTGGCGTATTTAACCGCTGG
The nucleotide sequence above comes from Vibrio stylophorae. Encoded proteins:
- a CDS encoding DNA ligase — its product is MKPVFWIPISAMTAAMSCYVVAQPPQLMLASDYRASIEANQYYASEKYDGIRAFWNGQSLITRSGKTLNPPAWFVLGFPEMPLDGELWMGRGQFQRLTQTVLDQEPNDAEWGQVRYMVFDLPMEPSNFAMRQALLRQVIDGSSATYLAPAHQKLIQDDAELEAFYQATIAQGGEGIMLHHINSLYINGRSAMLQKRKPFADSEATVIGYTQGKGKFKGMLGALIVQMPSGQVFKIGSGFSVDERQSPPPIGSTVTYRYNGHTDGGLPRFARFIRLRPQE
- a CDS encoding efflux RND transporter periplasmic adaptor subunit, whose translation is MRTTFKLASLITAAIWLSGCDSHDQSQQQQPRPPAAVTYMTVANHSQAIQMELPGRTRAFVEAEVRPQVSGIILERSFTEGGMVKEGQSLYQIDDATYKAALIAAQADLKRAQANLTSTRATAKRYKELLNKRGISQQDYDLAQAAYLEAQASVAAAKASINNAEINLTYTKVEAPISGVIGKSNVTSGALVTANQGQPLAQISQLDPINIDIVQSSNQLLNVKKRIASGQLEQPQTTAVTLILDDGTVYAHEGKLQFAEVTVNENTGSVTMRAEFPNPEGLLLPGMFVRAVLTVGTDPDAIVVPQKTVTRNPKGQGIVMVINANNIVEPRIVETGESIGNQWLILSGLKAGDRVIVDGLQKVRPGAPVTPTSVNDAPAETSQKAAQ
- a CDS encoding NRAMP family divalent metal transporter, coding for MEGAMNTASLTLAEPRGAIRRFFKSLGPGILMATAAIGGSHLVASTKAGAIYGWQLVGLVLLVNLLKYPFFRAGVQYTSATGKSLQEGYAEMGRSYLYLFNALNLISAVVNTAAVLVFTASLLSYFLPVSIALTHLSAWVLVGCLALLIAGHYRALDSVSKLIMAVLVIATLAAVLIAAASPSVKVDDFVAPSPWQFAALGFIVVMMGWMPAPIEISCLTSLWLQSQKKQQPVTCKSALMDFNVGYIMTALLAVVFLALGALIFHGTGQALESTGIGYSKQLVSMYTATIGEWSRWLIAGVAFLCMLGTTLTVIDGYSRALAQGTQLMTKAKRSENSRGLHQIWMGLVSAAALLILFFFLTNLMAMLHFAMLLAFMTTPIFALLNFILVQRSAAQQLLSQPQWNRYLSWAGLIYLFGFLVLFIWWQWLS
- a CDS encoding competence protein CoiA family protein translates to MAIKTAWALRDNKLVNINQINRDTERGSNCGCICVSCGSQLVARMGDHKAHHFAHNSDQNCSLESIQHQLAKLIISQSISCSITTAYSNPIYKQFSYQISLENVELEKPLAGGQIIADCFVNEHSTKGSRPFAIEIFYTNKKDSAHVEQYLNLGIPALEIDVSGMDVHLSWNELRDFVLHDAPRVWLKMTPETSLSRQTEDSDPDTSSIYESWITADGAIDILNELFRESRLYDFVGAIGNCGESTAKRREKIAIKSIDGVIESTDQYVLIRGYVAKNIPVEILVPLDDFESEAVSPTLVVDLDYWGEHHSVNWIGIDKWKRKLQFQADQDAENKEQKRLNRLAAKDNELTIEQICKWYKQSSSLSDFYAVLADQTGLELSNLPFMSRGKIMTNWNCPRAIWRAIILLVFVRQGQKLECDMIGDEMFINDAFGCDYRFTENRSKEVYFWLEKHYQALGARRNRLTYQFYKSKLPKNFDSMMIDMINS
- a CDS encoding hemolysin family protein — translated: MDIGILVLLILFNGVFAMSEIALVTAKPSRLQKLADEGNRAAMRALKLGENPTQFLSTVQIGITVIGILNGILGEAALAEPFAKWLITMGMTVSLASMLSTLIIVVVITYSSIVVGELVPKRLAQFHAEPIALMMSGPITLLATISRPFVWLLSFSTNGILRLLGRSKSDSANITEDDIHAQLHEASLAGVIDQSEHHMLRNVMQFDDRKMASIMTPRHEIEFLDVNLPIEENIKRMMRSDYHRFPVCRGGMQEILGITSAKRLLHLMADKDGQGYKDLLKSLEPPMYVAENNTAGQVLNHLRQHQAEMICVVDEYGDVQGIVTDADLFEAVVGELYCDDQDDLWLLADGESQWIMDGLIPMAVVKETLSLKQLPDEHEGGYHTLNGMLIWTQAGLPQLGDCFDWEGWRFEVTLLDGNRAGKVRVYRHDSQSA
- the yghU gene encoding glutathione-dependent disulfide-bond oxidoreductase, with product MSTPYTPPKIWTPSEHGGQWASINQPQAGARFERELPIGDHALQLYSMGTPNGQKVTIMLEELLALGKAAEYDAHLIQIGEADQFSSGFVAANPNSKIPVLVNYGEEHPINVFESGHILLYLAEKFDALLPASPHEKAQVRNWLFWLQGAAPYLGGGFGHFYQYAPEKLAYPIDRFTMEIKRQLDLLDKQLEHNAYIAGHEYSIADIAIWPWYGNLVLGHIYDAAEFLQVDSYSHLQVWATKIAKRAAVTRGRIVNRTWGELWEQLPERHQASDIDAVLALKPTNFA